The Terriglobales bacterium region GCCCGATTGTTCTACGTAGAACAATTCCCACAGTTTCCACAATTTCTCTCCTTGAATGTGAAATGCGCGGCGGCTACTCTCGGCTTGGCGGTTCTCCAAGACAACCAATGGGACGCGTCATCGCGGTTGCCAACCAAAAGGGCGGCGTGGGCAAGACCACGACCGCCATCAACCTGGCTGCGTCTCTGGCCGCGGCGGAGATCCACGTCCTGCTCCTCGACTGCGACCCGCAGTCCAACAGCTCCAGCGGCCTGGGGTTCGATCGCGACCCGGAGCGGCTCAACACCTACCATCTGCTGATGGGCGCGGCCGCGGCCGAGGAGGCGGTGCAGCCCACCGCGCTCGAAACCCTGTGGGCGATCCCGTCGCACCGCAACCTGATCGGGGCCAACCTGGAGCTGGTCGAGGCGGAGCGGCGGGAGTTCCGGCTGCGCGACGCCGTGGCCCCGCTGCGCGAGCGCTTTCAGTACATCGTGGTGGACTGTCCGCCGGCGCTGGACCTGCTAACCCTGAACGCGCTGGTGGCCGCCGACTCGGTGCTGATCCCGATGCAGGCGGAGTACTTCGCGCTCGAAGGCGTGAGCGAGCTGCTGGAGACCATGGAGCGGGTGCGGCAGAACTTCAATCCCGACCTGGTGGTCGAGGGCGTGGTGCTGACCATGTACGACGAGCGGACCAGCCTGGCCCGGCAGGTGGCGAGCGAGCTGCGGGAGTACTTCGGGGAGAAGCTGTGCCAGACGACGATCCCGCGCAACGTGCGACTGGCGGAGGCGCCGAGCTACGGCAAGCCGGCGCTGCTGTACGACGTGCGCTCGCGGGGGGCGGAGGCGTACATCCGGCTGGCGAAGGAGATCCTGGAGCAGGGGAACGGGCAGGCGGCGGAGGCAGTGGCGGTGGCGGAGCAGGGAAGGGGAGATATATCGTGATACGATATAAATCACCAGCAACGAAGATCGAAGAAGTCAGAGCGCAGAAGTGGATCGCATGACGGTGCAGACCACGGACAAGAGGAAGGCGCTGGGGAGAGGGCTGGATTCGCTGCTGCCGAAGAAGGCGGCGACGCCGGCCGCGCCCGCGGCGCCGGCTCCGGGCGCATCTCCGGCCCCGGCGGCGGCGGCAGCGCCGGGCGAGGCGGTGGAGCAGATCCCGCTGGAGTTGATCGAGCACAATCCTTACCAGACGCGCTCTTACATGCCGGAGCACTCGCTGGTCGAGCTGACGGATTCGATCAAGGCGGCGGGGGTGATCGAGCCGATCATCGTGCGCAAGGCGCCGGGCGGGCGCTATCACATCATCGCCGGGGAGCGGCGGTACGCGGCGTCGAAGCGGGCAGGGAAGAAGACGGTGCCGGCGGTGGTGGTGCAGGTCTCGAACGAGCAGGCGATGGAGATGACCATCATCGAGAACCTGCAGCGCGAGGACCTGAACGCGCTGGACCAGGCGACGGCCTACGACCGGCTGTCGCGCGAGTTCAACCTGACCCAGGAGGAGATGGCGCAAAAGACGGGGAAGCCGCGCTCGGAGGTGGCCAACTACCTGCGTCTGCTGAAGCTGCCGGGGGCGGTCAAGATGGGAGTGCAGCAGGGGGCGATCTCGTTCAGCCACGCCAAGGTGCTGATGTCGCTGGACGACCCCAACCTGATCATCAAGGTGGCGACGAAGATGGTCAAGGACGCGCTGTCGGTGCGGCAACTGGAGGACCTGTGCTTCGAGGTCAAGCACCCGATCGAGAAGGCGAAGGCGGCGGCGAAATACGTCGATCCCAACGTGCGCGAGGCGGAGAAAGAGCTGGAGCGGGCGCTGGGGGTGCGGGTGCGGATCAAGGACAAGCGGGGGAAGGGAAAGATCGTGATCGAGTACGCGTCGCTGGAGGACTTCGACCGGGTAGTGGAGAAACTGTCGAAGAAGTAGCTAGTAAGGGGCCGAAAAGCGCTGGCGAAGAAGTAGTCAGGAGTCGGGAGTCAGGAGTCGGGAGTCAGCGGGCCGGGCGGGGACGCCCGGCCTACGTGTTTTGGGATTGCGTGACAGGTCGGGTTGGGAGAAGATGCTGA contains the following coding sequences:
- a CDS encoding ParA family protein; protein product: MGRVIAVANQKGGVGKTTTAINLAASLAAAEIHVLLLDCDPQSNSSSGLGFDRDPERLNTYHLLMGAAAAEEAVQPTALETLWAIPSHRNLIGANLELVEAERREFRLRDAVAPLRERFQYIVVDCPPALDLLTLNALVAADSVLIPMQAEYFALEGVSELLETMERVRQNFNPDLVVEGVVLTMYDERTSLARQVASELREYFGEKLCQTTIPRNVRLAEAPSYGKPALLYDVRSRGAEAYIRLAKEILEQGNGQAAEAVAVAEQGRGDIS
- a CDS encoding ParB/RepB/Spo0J family partition protein; its protein translation is MTVQTTDKRKALGRGLDSLLPKKAATPAAPAAPAPGASPAPAAAAAPGEAVEQIPLELIEHNPYQTRSYMPEHSLVELTDSIKAAGVIEPIIVRKAPGGRYHIIAGERRYAASKRAGKKTVPAVVVQVSNEQAMEMTIIENLQREDLNALDQATAYDRLSREFNLTQEEMAQKTGKPRSEVANYLRLLKLPGAVKMGVQQGAISFSHAKVLMSLDDPNLIIKVATKMVKDALSVRQLEDLCFEVKHPIEKAKAAAKYVDPNVREAEKELERALGVRVRIKDKRGKGKIVIEYASLEDFDRVVEKLSKK